The following coding sequences lie in one Vibrio sp. BS-M-Sm-2 genomic window:
- a CDS encoding FadR/GntR family transcriptional regulator, with translation MAIFSLVEDSSRRIHVQVARQIARKILSGEIKENEKLPSEIELCEVFGVSRTALRESTKLLSAKGLIESKPKVGTHIKPRSHWHFLDPQLLYWIQDLEDTQPFLSQFLGLRKAIDPEACALAATNATIEQRKQLSILFQKMTLAANSFNYEEWTTNDHLFHQTIFLSTGNQFYIPFANILSTIFKQFIDHSAVGGRFCLEEHKAIYDAIMSGNAKQARIASAILLDDENQKLSRASLASA, from the coding sequence ATGGCTATATTTTCATTGGTGGAAGATTCAAGCCGCCGAATTCATGTTCAAGTCGCACGACAAATCGCGCGAAAAATCCTATCTGGTGAGATAAAGGAAAACGAAAAGCTACCCAGTGAGATAGAGTTATGCGAAGTTTTCGGTGTCAGCCGAACCGCACTAAGGGAGTCGACTAAGCTACTGTCAGCTAAAGGGCTTATCGAGTCCAAACCCAAAGTTGGGACCCATATAAAACCTCGCTCTCATTGGCACTTTCTAGATCCTCAATTACTCTATTGGATTCAAGATCTAGAAGACACTCAGCCCTTTCTTTCTCAATTCCTTGGTCTAAGAAAAGCCATTGATCCAGAAGCATGTGCACTGGCAGCAACCAATGCGACTATCGAGCAACGCAAACAACTTTCTATTCTTTTTCAGAAGATGACCCTAGCAGCGAACAGCTTTAATTATGAAGAATGGACAACTAACGATCACTTGTTTCATCAAACCATTTTCTTATCAACAGGTAATCAGTTTTACATACCGTTCGCCAACATTTTATCGACGATCTTTAAACAGTTTATCGATCATTCTGCGGTAGGTGGACGCTTTTGTTTAGAAGAACATAAGGCGATTTACGACGCGATAATGTCTGGCAATGCAAAACAAGCACGTATTGCGTCAGCAATTCTACTTGATGATGAAAACCAGAAGCTTTCAAGGGCTTCACTAGCAAGTGCGTAA